GAAAAAAGCGATCGGTGTCGATAGCGATCAAACTCCGATCGCGCCTGACGCTGTCATGACGTCAATGCTAAAACAAGTTGATCTTGCGATTACGAAAATCGGACAAGATGTGGCTGCGAAAGGTCTACAGTCCGGACAAGTCGTCCTGGGTGTCAAAGAAGGGGCAATCCAATTGGCTCCAATCCGAAACACGAACTTTACGGACGGGGAACGAAAAAAATTAGAGCAGCTACAACAAGACGTGCTCGAAGGTAAGGTGACGATTCAATGACGTTACGGAAACGATTTTTACTCTCAACGTTAGTGACGATTTTGAGTGTCGTCATCTTGATGGGATGGACCTTGTTCCAACTCCGTCAAATTCAATCCTATAACGAAGACTACGGGAAACAGCTCGTTGAGATTTCAGAACTCGAAACGAAGCTCTTATATGAACAGGCAGCATGGAACCGACTGGCAAGCCAGCCGTCTGAGAGTCAAGCGGAGCAAGTACAGGCTCTTAGCAAAAAGAACGAACAAGCCTTGAATCAGCTACAAAAGACGTATTTGATTCCTGCATTTCAAGAAGAGTTGAACCGGGCGGATATGAAATATAAGACGCTCGCTGCGAAACGGACGGACCTGACGGACGCGATGAATCCGATTGAGATTCGCTCCCATGCCGCACGAATCGAAGGTGTCCTCAGTGATCTCTACACGTTACATACGAAAAATGGAGAGTTTTATGATGTCTTACAACGTGAAGCAAAAGACGAGACTTTGAATTTGACGAGGACTGTCCTAATCGCGACATTCATCCTCCTGATCGGTCTTGCGCTATACAACTGGTACTTCGCCCGTAGCATCACGCGACCGATCAGCCGTGTCGTCCGGACAGCAGAGCAAATCTCGGACGGAGACTTGTCACAGGAACTAGTCGTATCCGGTCGAAAAGATGAGATTGGTCGACTCGAGACAGCGGTTGCCCAGATGCAAGGAACCTTGCATGAGGTCATCGGAACGATCAGTCGTTCGTCGAATACGATTCGTCAGATGAGTACGGAAGCGACGACAGAGAACGCGAACATCGTTGAAGTTTCTGGCAACATGACCCATGCGATCAATGAGATGGCAAGTGGTACTCAAACGGTGTCGGACGATATCCAGACGACAGTCAGTACGATGTCCGATATGCAACAGCTCTTTGAAGAGAGTGAACAACGCGCACAAACCGCTTATGCAGAAGGACAGGCGGCCGATCACGTGATGGTTCAAAGTAGTTCCGTCATGGAACAGCAAGCACGGTCACTTCGCGCGTCAACGGAACAAAACCGCGAACTCGGTCAGAAACTGGAAGGTTTCTTAGAACAGACGCAACAAATCGAGCAGATGGCACAACTCGTCGCCGGAGTCTCCGCACAGACGAACTTATTGTCACTCAATGCGGCAATCGAAGCGGCGCGGGCAGGGGAAGCCGGTCGTGGATTTGCTGTCGTGGCAAGTGAAGTCAAAAAATTAGCCGACGAGACACACGAGGCGACGCGCTCAATCTTCTCACTCGTCCGTTCAATTCGTCAGGACGGTGCCGTCTTACAAGAAGCACTCGTACAAGCGGAGCGGGAGCAGACAAACCAGGTCGAGAACTTCACGCACGTTCAACAAGCATTCGGCGAGACGCGTCAAAAGGTAGCAAACGTGACAGAAACACTTGATTATGTAACGAAACAACTCGTTCATTCGAAAGAACAAGCCCGCCATGTCGTTGGTCAAGTCAGCACAGTCAGTGGCGTCATGGAAGAACTTGCAGCTGGAAATGAAGAGATTGCTGCTTCGATGCGCGATCAACAGGCATCGTTCGAACAGATTCATCAATTGATGCAAGAACTCGAGTCAACGACGACGTCGCTTGATAGTCAGACACATCAATTCAAAATTTAATGAACACAGCAAAAAGTGCACTCCTTCTCGGAAGAGAAGAAGTGCACTTTTTCTTGAATCGACTTAGAAGAAGCTTTCTGGATCGAGCTCATTCGTCCGTCCATTCGCATCATACTGGTACCCACCATCGTGGATTTCAAAATGCAAGTGTGGACCAGTCGAGTTACCGGTGCTTCCGAGCACACCGATTTGCTGTCCTTGTTTGACTTGTTGTCCCTGTTTGACGTTCAAGGCATTCATATGGGCATAAACGGTCGTATACGTTTTCCCGTCGATATTATGAGAGATATAGACGTGGTTGCCGTAAGGACCACCTGAACTTGCTAAAATGACTGTTCCACTTGCAGACGCGACGATTGGCGAGTTGAGTGGACCAGCGAAGTCTGTTCCATTGTGATACGCATAACCATTGCTTCCGCTTGCCGCACCCATTCCTTGCGAGACAGAGCCTTGAGCAGGTTTAATGAATTTACCTTTTGCTTTTGAGATGACTTTCGTACTAGCCTTACTAACAGATGCTGGAGCTGCTGATTGTTTCGCAGCTTTTGCGGCAGCTGCCTTTGCTGCTCGGGCTGCTGCTTTTTCAGCTGCTTCCTGTGCCTTCAGTTGGGCCGATGCCTCTTTCAGGCTGAGGATGTTAGATTCGATTTTTTTCTTTTGCGACGTCAGACGCTTCAAAAGTGCTGTGCGCTTTTGTTTTTCTTGTTTCAGTTCACGTTGTTTCTTTTTTAAAACATTACGATCTTCAATCAAATCTTGGCGTGTCTGCTTTAGTTCTTCTTTGGCAGCTGCCAGTTCTTTTTTGTTTGATTCGTAATCTTTTAACAAAGAAGCATCGCTTTCCGCGATCGTATTAAAGGCATTGAAGCGGCTGATCATATCACCGACATCTTTTGCGCCGAAGACGGCTTCAAGGAGCGGGGCGTTATCAGCTTTAGACTGGCGAACTGCCAAGCGATCACCGAGCATTTTTTCTTGCTTCTTGATTTTCTTTTGTAACTTCTCGATCTTATCTTCTAATCGAGCGATCTGTTTCGTGTTTTCGTCGATCTTCTTTTGATTCTCGACGACTTGTAACGTCAGCCCATTGATCTGTTGATCAAGTGCATAGACTTGTTGCTGTGCTTTAGAGAGCTGATTATTTTTTTGAGACAACGCCTCGCGTTGTTTCGATTGTTGTTGCTGGTTTTGTTGTTGCTTCTCTTTATATGAACTTGCCGCGTCGACGGGAGTCGTCGTCATGAGCGGACTTGCGAGTAGAGTGAGTGTCATGAGCGATAGCCCAAGTGACTTTCCGAAAGGTCGTTTCATAAACTAAGCGTCATTCCTTTCCCTTGTGAAGTGTTACCTTTCCCACTCTAACAAGAAAATCGGAAAATCCACTTTACAATTCTTTTAAAAAAATGCAAGAGAAGCTAGCGAAAAGTATGAAGAATTTATGAAAATAATGATGCGTGAACAGAAGTATAAGTAGAAAATGTTGATATGAAAGGAAAAATCAATGTGTAATTGATTGATTTCCGAATGATGTCAGAAGATATATTTTTGTAACATCATATAAATAGAAGGTTTATTAATGTTTGAAAAAGGTATAAGTATAGTTTTTATAAAATGAAAAAGTGCCCCGAAAGGCACTCAATACGAATCATTCCTCATAAATCATCTTTCGTGTCATCCCACCGTCTAAGACTAGTGTTTCGCCGGTCAAGAAATCATTATCTGGATGTGTTAGATAAAGAGCGGCTCGAGCGACATCACTTGGTTTTCCAACACGGCCGGCTGGATGTTGACTATGATCTTCAGGTGATAATTCTTGATAGTCACCGGTTTCAATCCAACCAGGAGCAATCGCGTTGACGAGTATTCCGTCTTCTCCGAGTGAGACAGCAAGTGCATGGGTCAGAGCAAAAATACCACCTTTCGTAGATGCATACGATTCTGTATGCGGTTCCGACATGAAGGCACGGGTCGAAGCGAGATTGACGATCCGACCACCACTTTTACTTTGTTTCAAATAAGGTGTAGCGGCCTTAGTCGTTAAAAAAGATACTACGCAGGTTCGTATGATGAACCCGATCCCATTCCTCAAGTGACAATTCGAGTAAGGGTTTTCGAATCATGATACCGGCGTTATTGATGACGATGTCGATGCGACCAGTATGTTCAATCGCTTTTTCAATCAACAGTTGAACGTCTTTTTCGTGTTGGATATCGAGGTGATAGAAGTAAGCCGTTCCACCATCTTCTTCAATTTGTTGAACTAGTTCGTCTCCTGTCATCTGATCGATATCAGCAAGAATGACATTTGCGCCATGCGCAGCATATGTGCGGGCGAGTTCTGCTCCAATTCCATTCGCGGCTCCCGTAATGATGACGGTTTGATTAACATGATTCATAAAAAATCATCCTTTCTGTAACGCTTCTCTCCCTTTTTTACCGTTCCATCATATCCTGAAACCTGACAGGATTATCATCCGTAGGAACAGGGAAATAGAAAAGCGTTGAAGTTACTTTAGAATGGGGGAAAATAGGAATGAAATTCTCAAATCAACAATTAGAAAAACAACAAAATCAATATGCCGAAGATGCAAAAGATTATATCGATCGTCCGAAAAAGACGAACTCGCTGTTACAACGAGCAACTGCAAAGGTAAACGGTAACTCTCGTTTGTCCGTCGTCTTCTCGCCATTGACGTTGTTCGTCGATATGATTCGCGCGTATCAATCAGGTGAATACCGTAACATTCGTCGTACGACGATCTTAAAAGTAATCGGCGCGTTGATTTACCTCGTGTCACCGATTGACCTTGTACCTGATTTCGTACTCGGATTCGGTTTCGCAGACGATATCGCGGTCATCCTCTTCGTCACGAAAACAGTCTTTGAAGAATTGACACGTTTCAGCGACTGGCAGGATGAACAACAAAAGCGTCGTACGCAACCAGTACAAAGTGAGGATGCGTATTAATTAAATTAGATGATCCGAGCGACTTCAGACCAGAAGTCGCTCTTCTTTGTCCACAAAGAGCCGTTTCCTGTACGCCCTCTTGAAATTTCGATACACTAAAAATAGTTGGTAAAAAGAGAGGGAGGGCGAAGATGGGACACCACTGGATGGAATCATACGGTTATATCGGGATCATGATGACGCTCATGTTTCCATTCATACCGAGCGAAGTACCGCTCGCGTATGCCGGATATCTCGTGCATACCGCACAGGCGAACCTACTATTCATGTTGTTCCTCGCTGTGTTGAGCTTCGTCATTAGTCAGAACCTCTTCTTTACAATTGGTCAGTTCGGGAGTGAACGGTTATTGAATCGTTTATTCAAATGGTTTCGGATTTCAGAAACAAAAATGCTTCAGTTTCAAACACAAATGGAGACGAAAGGGCGCTATATCCTTCTTCTGTCTCCGATGTGGCGCATCGGATTTGCGATTGGTGCAGGTCTGACGGGTGTCTCGCGCTGGACATTTACCGTCGTGACGACGATTTCCTTCCTCCTTTGGTCAACGATATTCATTTGGGGCGGGAAAGCCGTCGGTCATGAATGGCGAAAGTTGCATCACCTTAATCATCCTGTGGTCTGGATTGGACTAGGGATGCTCATTACTGTAATCTACTTGATCCAGAAAAAGAAAAAGGCAAAAAAAGAGATCTAGAAGGAGTGGCATCATGGCAATTATCTTATTCGATATTGACGGTACATTGATTGATTCAACGGAACAGATGACGGAAGCAATCCATCGGGCGATGGAGGACATGCCGCATCTTCCAAAACCTTCTCAAGCTAGTGTACAAGCAAGTTATGGGTTGGCGGGAAGTGCCTTTTGGCGTAAGGCGATTCCAGAGGCTTCAGAAGAGGATATTCGGTTAATCCGCAAAAAAAGACATGGTCATCTTGAAGCGACGATGGTGGAACAGAACGTCTTGTTCGACGGAATTCGAACCTTGTTAGAAGCGCTAGTGTCCGCGGGTCATACCATTTCAACAGCAAGTAATTGTGGCAATCACTATCTAAACCTTGTGCTGGATAGCCAGGATATTCGCTCGTTCTTCACGAGTCCGAAATGCTTGGAATCCGTCAATGGGAAAGAAAAGGCGGATATCTTGCGAGCGCACCGTGAGGAGTTTGGAGAAGCGACTTACTGGATGATCGGGGATCGGTCTTCCGATGTCGAAGCGGCTCGTAAGGAAAACATGCCCGTCGTCTTATGCCAATACGGTTTTGGTACACAATCCGAGTGGGATTCGGCGGACCATGTCATCGAGACACCGCTTGACTTACTGACAGTGATCAAATAAGTGCATCAAAAAGCCAAGCCGATCCGTCGATCTTTTAGACGGTCGGCTTGGCTTTTTTTGTGATGAAAGAATGACTAAAGATGAGCTTACTCAAAATCCAGTCGGTATGGTTCTGCACTCATCCATGGACGGAATCTCCGGAAGAGTAGGTGGAACAACAGACAAAGGATGACCGGCAAGACGATGAACAGCCCAAGAACGAATGTCATGTTAAACACTGTCCAGCCTCCCGACATCAGATGTAACGCGTTGATCGGACCGATTAGACCAGACATTCCGAATCCGGCACTGAACGGCGTACCTTGGACGCCGAGCATTCCTGCTAGTGCACCAAGTATTGCGGCACTACACATGACAGGAAGAATCATCAAGGGATTACGGATAAAGTTCGCCATCTGAATTTTAGGAGAACCAAGAAAGTGAGCAATCGACGTTCCACGTGAATTCGCTTGCCATCCGGCGATCGCAAGACCAAATCCAGCGGCACAGACGCCTAGGTTCGCAGCTCCGGCAGCAACACCCGATAAACTGATCGCTGTCGCAATGCCGACCGTTGAAAGTGGAGAGACGATGAGCACGGAAAAGGCGACGGCAATCAGAATACCCATTAAGACGGGTTGAAGTGCCGTAAAGTCTGAGATGACATGTCCGATCGCTGTCGTGATCCGTGTCACGAACGGATATGTCAATACACCGATTCCACCGGCTCCAACAATCAAAATCGTTGGCATGACAAGCACCGTGTACGTTTTGAAACGTTCACCGATCAATAAGACGATTGCCGTCGCAACAGCTGCCGTCAGACCAGCATTGATGACGTCTCCTGTACCGACGAAGACGAAGGTTGCATCTGCACGAGTCGCAACACCTGATCCAACGACTGTCGCGAGTCCAATCGACGTGGTCGCAATCGGTGTCACTTTAAATTGCATGGCTACGGCAACACCAATCACCATCGGCAAGAGGCGCATCGCGAGTGTTGTGGCATCTAAAACATGTTGGGCACCAGAGACGTATGGCAACAATGCCTTAGCGAGTTCACCGAGTAGTGCTCCTGGAATAAGGGCAACGAGAATTCCGATACTGAGTCCGTTTAAAACATGA
This region of Exiguobacterium acetylicum DSM 20416 genomic DNA includes:
- a CDS encoding PTS transporter subunit IIC encodes the protein MDSSILRQPRQFAVHVLNGLSIGILVALIPGALLGELAKALLPYVSGAQHVLDATTLAMRLLPMVIGVAVAMQFKVTPIATTSIGLATVVGSGVATRADATFVFVGTGDVINAGLTAAVATAIVLLIGERFKTYTVLVMPTILIVGAGGIGVLTYPFVTRITTAIGHVISDFTALQPVLMGILIAVAFSVLIVSPLSTVGIATAISLSGVAAGAANLGVCAAGFGLAIAGWQANSRGTSIAHFLGSPKIQMANFIRNPLMILPVMCSAAILGALAGMLGVQGTPFSAGFGMSGLIGPINALHLMSGGWTVFNMTFVLGLFIVLPVILCLLFHLLFRRFRPWMSAEPYRLDFE
- a CDS encoding DedA family protein, producing the protein MGHHWMESYGYIGIMMTLMFPFIPSEVPLAYAGYLVHTAQANLLFMLFLAVLSFVISQNLFFTIGQFGSERLLNRLFKWFRISETKMLQFQTQMETKGRYILLLSPMWRIGFAIGAGLTGVSRWTFTVVTTISFLLWSTIFIWGGKAVGHEWRKLHHLNHPVVWIGLGMLITVIYLIQKKKKAKKEI
- a CDS encoding murein hydrolase activator EnvC family protein translates to MKRPFGKSLGLSLMTLTLLASPLMTTTPVDAASSYKEKQQQNQQQQSKQREALSQKNNQLSKAQQQVYALDQQINGLTLQVVENQKKIDENTKQIARLEDKIEKLQKKIKKQEKMLGDRLAVRQSKADNAPLLEAVFGAKDVGDMISRFNAFNTIAESDASLLKDYESNKKELAAAKEELKQTRQDLIEDRNVLKKKQRELKQEKQKRTALLKRLTSQKKKIESNILSLKEASAQLKAQEAAEKAAARAAKAAAAKAAKQSAAPASVSKASTKVISKAKGKFIKPAQGSVSQGMGAASGSNGYAYHNGTDFAGPLNSPIVASASGTVILASSGGPYGNHVYISHNIDGKTYTTVYAHMNALNVKQGQQVKQGQQIGVLGSTGNSTGPHLHFEIHDGGYQYDANGRTNELDPESFF
- a CDS encoding YkvA family protein; the encoded protein is MKFSNQQLEKQQNQYAEDAKDYIDRPKKTNSLLQRATAKVNGNSRLSVVFSPLTLFVDMIRAYQSGEYRNIRRTTILKVIGALIYLVSPIDLVPDFVLGFGFADDIAVILFVTKTVFEELTRFSDWQDEQQKRRTQPVQSEDAY
- a CDS encoding methyl-accepting chemotaxis protein, whose protein sequence is MTLRKRFLLSTLVTILSVVILMGWTLFQLRQIQSYNEDYGKQLVEISELETKLLYEQAAWNRLASQPSESQAEQVQALSKKNEQALNQLQKTYLIPAFQEELNRADMKYKTLAAKRTDLTDAMNPIEIRSHAARIEGVLSDLYTLHTKNGEFYDVLQREAKDETLNLTRTVLIATFILLIGLALYNWYFARSITRPISRVVRTAEQISDGDLSQELVVSGRKDEIGRLETAVAQMQGTLHEVIGTISRSSNTIRQMSTEATTENANIVEVSGNMTHAINEMASGTQTVSDDIQTTVSTMSDMQQLFEESEQRAQTAYAEGQAADHVMVQSSSVMEQQARSLRASTEQNRELGQKLEGFLEQTQQIEQMAQLVAGVSAQTNLLSLNAAIEAARAGEAGRGFAVVASEVKKLADETHEATRSIFSLVRSIRQDGAVLQEALVQAEREQTNQVENFTHVQQAFGETRQKVANVTETLDYVTKQLVHSKEQARHVVGQVSTVSGVMEELAAGNEEIAASMRDQQASFEQIHQLMQELESTTTSLDSQTHQFKI
- a CDS encoding HAD family hydrolase, whose product is MAIILFDIDGTLIDSTEQMTEAIHRAMEDMPHLPKPSQASVQASYGLAGSAFWRKAIPEASEEDIRLIRKKRHGHLEATMVEQNVLFDGIRTLLEALVSAGHTISTASNCGNHYLNLVLDSQDIRSFFTSPKCLESVNGKEKADILRAHREEFGEATYWMIGDRSSDVEAARKENMPVVLCQYGFGTQSEWDSADHVIETPLDLLTVIK